The region CAATCCAAGAGCAAATTTGCTGTTAATGTAACCAACCAGGAAAAGAACCAATTGGCAAGTGTTGCAAAACTTCCAGCTAGGCCTTTGATGTTAATCGGAAGAATCTATTATGTAAAATATATTCAACACATCAACTATCACATTATATTACAACAAAAGTTTGTTCATATAGGGTTGTCATGCATATTATTATTGAAGAAAATTGTACCTCAGACATTATAATCCATGGCATTGCTCCTAATCCCAGAGAGAATGCAATAACCATGACCTGAAAGAAATTGAAAGTTTATAATAATGAAGTTAGGGAAACAAACAATAGAAACCATCATTTGTGTAATAAAGTTGTATTTACACACCACAACTCCAGCCACCGATACGAGGCTCAATGTCGCATATAAATCAGAATCTGGTGATATATATATTCCTGAGAGCAAattcaacataaaatatattatccatataaaaaaccaaaaatataaagaagaatttactgatatataatcctgtgaatctgtgttacaaatttctgaacatttatgcatgaatgcatgtgtaatatctagttaatgtattatgtatatataaaaataaacaaaaaaaaatgttcaaaaaatataacaaacaaaaaaattattattaccTTCAAGTAGAATGATATTGAAACAACCAAAAGACTCAAATGAAGAAACCTGCAATAAGAGATTTTGATTAATCTCTTATTACCCTCCAAACAAATAGTAATGTGAATGCAAAAATTATCGAAAAAGCTCAGACTCACAATAAGTAAAAGCCGGTGACCAGATTTGTCTGCTAACCACAAAGTTAAAATCGTAGCAAGAACCTAAATGACATGTAAATATTGTTCAGATTATGGTATGATAAATTTGGAACGTTACAAATTTAGTTTCCTTTCGGTCGAACCTGAACAACACCGACTCCAAATG is a window of Lathyrus oleraceus cultivar Zhongwan6 chromosome 6, CAAS_Psat_ZW6_1.0, whole genome shotgun sequence DNA encoding:
- the LOC127098640 gene encoding sugar transporter ERD6-like 6, producing MPWIIMSEILPINIKGLAGSFATLANWFFSWLVTLTANLLLDWSSGGTFTIYTAVCVFTAGFVAIWVPETKGKTLEEIQQFFR